In one window of Rhodanobacter sp. FDAARGOS 1247 DNA:
- a CDS encoding TMEM175 family protein, whose protein sequence is MDHRVTQAVSDHHVGQRHLDRLVMLSDGVFAIAITLSAIEIKPEAVPGKTLWEVWATPLLIYFLSFFLIGTVWAFHRRIVAHLRDIDPVGTAINLLLLSLVALMPVVIRFVFEGFQQGQGLLVYGIALGATYACMAVLWLHVAFFARLAPDLPRQKARQWLLELFAGALIFGALALHEAHLRWASVVVTLLALALLSAKRLRVLRGRDRS, encoded by the coding sequence ATGGATCATCGCGTCACGCAGGCGGTTTCGGATCATCACGTCGGCCAGCGTCACCTGGATCGACTGGTCATGCTTTCCGATGGCGTATTCGCCATCGCCATCACGCTGTCGGCGATCGAGATCAAGCCGGAGGCGGTGCCGGGGAAAACGCTGTGGGAGGTCTGGGCGACGCCCCTGCTGATCTATTTCCTGAGCTTCTTCCTGATCGGCACGGTGTGGGCCTTCCATCGGCGCATCGTGGCCCATCTGCGCGACATCGACCCGGTGGGCACCGCGATCAACCTGCTGCTGCTCAGCCTGGTGGCCCTGATGCCGGTGGTGATCCGCTTCGTGTTCGAGGGCTTTCAGCAGGGCCAGGGCCTGCTGGTTTACGGGATAGCGCTGGGCGCTACCTACGCCTGCATGGCGGTGCTGTGGCTGCATGTCGCATTCTTCGCCCGGCTGGCGCCCGATCTGCCCCGGCAAAAGGCACGCCAGTGGTTGCTGGAACTGTTCGCGGGGGCGCTGATTTTCGGCGCGCTTGCCCTGCACGAGGCACATCTGCGCTGGGCGTCGGTGGTGGTGACCCTGCTGGCGCTGGCGCTGCTGTCGGCCAAGCGGCTGCGGGTCCTGCGTGGGCGCGATCGGAGCTGA
- a CDS encoding energy transducer TonB has protein sequence MSPASLAVAHRTHPDPARIAAISAAIALNLAVIMIATRPSGPAFFHAIQRLNPIPTISFIPPPEPVIPPPPVEVLPLPHPPVAPPVVHHQTPISPPVAAPVAEGNVPVAPVTTPTLLPAGTTTGPAVDAAPVEASLAYRSAPLHFPTRALQQRMHGTVLLRVLVDETGKPVQVTVERGSGYLLLDRSAIQQVLDGWRFQPAMVDGRAVRALARVPVTFNLRE, from the coding sequence ATGTCTCCCGCAAGCCTGGCTGTTGCTCACCGTACCCATCCCGACCCCGCGCGCATCGCGGCCATCAGCGCCGCCATCGCACTCAACCTGGCGGTGATCATGATCGCGACGAGGCCTTCGGGCCCGGCGTTCTTCCACGCCATCCAGCGGCTCAACCCGATACCCACGATCAGCTTCATCCCGCCACCGGAGCCGGTGATACCGCCACCACCGGTCGAGGTGCTGCCGCTGCCGCATCCACCCGTCGCGCCACCGGTGGTCCACCACCAGACACCGATCAGCCCGCCGGTGGCGGCACCCGTCGCCGAGGGCAACGTCCCGGTGGCGCCGGTCACCACGCCCACCCTGCTGCCGGCGGGCACGACCACCGGCCCCGCGGTGGACGCCGCACCGGTCGAAGCGAGCCTGGCCTATCGTTCGGCTCCGCTGCACTTCCCCACCCGCGCGCTGCAGCAACGCATGCACGGCACCGTGCTGTTGCGCGTGCTGGTGGATGAAACCGGCAAACCCGTCCAGGTGACGGTGGAGCGTGGCAGCGGTTACCTGCTGCTGGATCGCAGCGCCATCCAGCAGGTGCTGGACGGCTGGCGCTTCCAGCCTGCCATGGTCGACGGGCGGGCGGTGCGCGCGCTGGCGCGTGTGCCAGTGACGTTCAATCTGCGCGAATGA
- a CDS encoding cysteine dioxygenase, translated as MGTHRHILKTLRSIALEHAGSAHPDLASMARELGRVVHQDASSMATRLASLRRRQRGFEQILLSRRNKPPLSLWIVAWPANHVSPLREHGVWGLEMALVGALEVQSCQRDAASNELTVLDRQWLGPGDGAWFDGEVHQLRRCRNLSRYETALSLHVYGDDMADYATPGRSGPAAAQLKVAPRHITASRLHG; from the coding sequence ATGGGCACGCATCGACACATCCTGAAAACCCTGCGCAGCATCGCGCTCGAACACGCCGGCTCCGCCCACCCCGACCTTGCCTCGATGGCCCGCGAACTGGGCCGCGTGGTGCACCAGGACGCCTCGTCCATGGCCACCCGGCTGGCCTCGCTGCGCCGGCGGCAGCGCGGCTTCGAGCAGATCCTGCTGAGCCGGCGCAACAAGCCGCCACTGAGCCTGTGGATCGTCGCCTGGCCGGCGAACCACGTTTCCCCGCTGCGCGAGCATGGCGTGTGGGGTCTGGAGATGGCCCTGGTCGGCGCGCTGGAAGTGCAGTCCTGCCAGCGCGACGCCGCATCGAACGAACTGACGGTGCTGGATCGCCAATGGCTTGGCCCGGGTGACGGCGCCTGGTTCGACGGTGAGGTCCACCAGCTGCGTCGCTGCCGCAACCTGTCGCGCTACGAGACGGCCCTGTCGCTGCACGTCTACGGCGATGACATGGCCGACTACGCCACGCCCGGGCGGAGCGGGCCTGCCGCGGCGCAACTGAAGGTCGCACCACGCCACATCACCGCCAGCCGCCTGCACGGCTGA
- a CDS encoding FAD/NAD(P)-binding protein: protein MFRRLALIGGGAASASLLSELLERDTTPPLQLDWFTGGGRPARGVAYATTSEHHLLNVRAASMSMFAGKPRGFLDFVQRSDPAVNGTDFLPRRLYGDYLEAEVARALKQGQARGHHVNLIPFAVDALVPETDGVTVIHGEESHRVDAAVLALGALPPQPLGVVGEAALASSRYIVDPWRLLADVDHTQPPPRKVVLVGLGLTAVDVVLELSARWPQAGFVGLSRHGRFPEVHLHNAALPVDDGAGLVEAMRDAPEIRQWTRLLREAIGQPGIEWRAVVDSLRPHLSGLWGELPLEQRSRFMRHARWAWERARHRMAPAVHDAVDALERSGRLQRRCGRLHAVEADGASLRLTMAHAGVVETLDADLVIQTVGLDTDLRRSDHRLISQLLTNAHIEADPLGLGVIADRNGRLQHGDRHWPHLFAIGSLLRGTLWESTAMPEIRQQARHLADQLLDG from the coding sequence ATGTTTCGACGCCTTGCCCTCATCGGCGGTGGTGCCGCGTCCGCCAGTTTGCTCAGCGAACTGCTGGAACGCGACACCACGCCACCGCTGCAACTGGACTGGTTCACCGGTGGTGGCCGCCCCGCGCGCGGCGTGGCCTATGCCACCACCTCCGAGCACCACCTGCTGAACGTGCGGGCGGCGTCGATGAGCATGTTCGCCGGCAAGCCGCGCGGCTTCCTCGACTTCGTGCAGCGCAGCGATCCGGCCGTCAACGGCACCGACTTCCTGCCGCGCCGGCTTTACGGCGACTACCTCGAGGCCGAGGTGGCGCGGGCGCTGAAGCAGGGCCAGGCGCGCGGCCATCACGTCAACCTGATTCCCTTCGCGGTGGACGCGCTGGTGCCGGAAACCGACGGCGTCACCGTGATCCATGGCGAGGAAAGCCATCGCGTCGACGCGGCCGTGCTGGCGCTCGGTGCGCTACCGCCACAGCCGCTGGGCGTGGTGGGCGAAGCGGCGCTGGCCAGCAGCCGCTACATCGTCGATCCGTGGCGCCTGCTGGCCGACGTCGACCACACGCAGCCACCGCCGCGCAAGGTGGTGCTGGTGGGACTGGGGCTGACCGCCGTCGATGTCGTGCTGGAACTGTCCGCGCGCTGGCCGCAGGCCGGGTTCGTCGGCCTGTCCCGTCACGGCCGCTTTCCCGAGGTGCACCTGCACAACGCGGCATTGCCCGTCGACGACGGCGCCGGGCTGGTCGAGGCGATGCGCGATGCGCCCGAAATCCGCCAGTGGACACGCCTGCTGCGCGAAGCCATCGGCCAGCCCGGCATCGAATGGCGGGCCGTGGTGGACAGCCTGCGCCCGCACCTGTCCGGCCTGTGGGGCGAACTTCCGCTGGAGCAGCGTTCGCGTTTCATGCGGCACGCACGCTGGGCGTGGGAGCGCGCGCGCCATCGCATGGCGCCGGCAGTCCACGACGCGGTTGATGCCCTGGAGCGCAGCGGCCGGCTGCAACGCCGATGCGGGCGGCTGCACGCGGTGGAGGCCGATGGTGCCTCACTGCGATTGACCATGGCCCACGCCGGCGTCGTCGAGACGCTGGATGCCGACCTGGTGATCCAGACGGTCGGGCTGGACACGGACCTGCGTCGCAGCGACCATCGACTGATCAGCCAGTTGCTCACCAACGCACACATCGAGGCCGATCCGCTGGGCCTGGGCGTGATCGCCGACCGCAACGGCCGCCTGCAGCACGGAGACCGGCATTGGCCCCACCTGTTCGCCATCGGCAGCCTGTTGCGCGGCACCCTGTGGGAGTCCACCGCGATGCCGGAAATCCGCCAGCAGGCACGCCACCTGGCCGACCAGTTGCTGGACGGCTGA
- a CDS encoding sigma 54-interacting transcriptional regulator, protein MLGQSRAIQAVRAQLQRYAGCDVQVLIEGETGTGKELAAREIHYASARRDHPFVPVNCGAIPDSLIENELFGHGRGAFTDAKQAQPGLVDHARGGTLFLDEVDALSDKGQVTLLRFLQDNEYRPVGGGAARVSDARIIAATNASLERQVAAGRFRRDLHYRLNALYLRLPPLRERGDDVAMLARHFLDAVARRLQGPARRWGDDAIEAMMAHAWPGNVRELDHMALRAYMGSEEAVIGLAQLRAVEPAFAGIAAAPRRRAHEPDLAFAAAKLHAIRQFELDYLTRLMQQACGNISAAARLSGTERRQLGKLLLKNGIETRQFRPD, encoded by the coding sequence ATGCTCGGCCAATCCAGGGCTATCCAGGCCGTGCGGGCGCAGCTGCAGCGCTACGCCGGCTGCGACGTGCAGGTGTTGATCGAGGGCGAGACCGGCACCGGCAAGGAGCTGGCGGCCCGCGAAATCCACTATGCCAGCGCCCGCCGCGACCATCCCTTCGTGCCGGTCAACTGCGGCGCGATCCCCGACAGCCTGATCGAGAACGAACTGTTCGGGCATGGTCGCGGCGCTTTCACCGACGCCAAGCAGGCCCAGCCCGGGCTGGTCGATCACGCGCGTGGCGGCACCCTGTTCCTGGACGAGGTCGACGCGCTGTCGGACAAGGGCCAGGTGACCCTGCTGCGCTTCCTGCAGGACAACGAATACCGGCCGGTCGGCGGTGGCGCGGCGCGCGTCTCCGATGCCCGCATCATCGCCGCGACCAACGCCAGCCTGGAACGGCAGGTGGCAGCCGGACGCTTCCGCCGCGACCTGCATTACCGGCTGAACGCGCTGTACCTGCGGCTGCCTCCCCTGCGCGAGCGCGGCGACGATGTGGCCATGCTGGCCCGGCATTTCCTTGACGCCGTGGCGCGGCGGCTGCAGGGCCCGGCCAGGCGCTGGGGCGACGACGCCATCGAGGCGATGATGGCGCACGCGTGGCCGGGCAATGTGCGCGAACTGGACCACATGGCGCTGCGCGCCTACATGGGCAGCGAAGAAGCGGTCATCGGACTGGCCCAGTTGCGCGCGGTCGAACCGGCGTTCGCGGGGATCGCGGCGGCCCCGCGCCGGCGTGCGCATGAACCGGACCTGGCATTCGCCGCGGCCAAGCTGCATGCCATCCGCCAGTTCGAACTCGACTACCTCACCCGGCTGATGCAGCAGGCCTGCGGCAACATCAGCGCCGCTGCCCGCCTGTCCGGCACCGAGCGCCGCCAGCTCGGCAAGCTGCTGTTGAAGAACGGCATCGAGACCAGGCAGTTTCGCCCCGACTGA
- a CDS encoding ferredoxin--NADP reductase, with protein sequence MVAMATEHVIDVQHWNDSLFSFRTTRDPGFRFDSGQFVMIGLETDGRPLMRAYSIASASWEEHLEFFSIKVADGPLTSRLQHLKPGDPLIVTRKPTGTLVLTDLKPGKNLYLLGTGTGLAPFMSIIRDPDTYERFDRIVLAHGVRRIEDLAYAHYLEHELPQHEYLGELVREKLIYYPTVTREPFRHRGRITDAVVDGVMSAAVGLPPLNPATDRVMLCGSPAMLDDLCALLDGRGFQASPRTRAPGDYVIERAFVEK encoded by the coding sequence ATGGTGGCAATGGCAACCGAGCACGTGATCGACGTGCAGCACTGGAACGACAGCCTGTTCTCGTTCCGCACCACGCGCGATCCCGGCTTCCGCTTCGACAGCGGCCAGTTCGTGATGATCGGCCTGGAAACGGACGGGCGTCCGCTGATGCGCGCGTACTCGATCGCCAGCGCCAGCTGGGAGGAACACCTGGAGTTCTTCTCGATCAAGGTCGCCGACGGCCCGCTCACCTCGCGCCTGCAGCACCTGAAGCCCGGCGATCCGCTGATCGTCACGCGCAAGCCCACCGGCACCCTGGTGCTGACCGACCTCAAGCCCGGGAAGAACCTGTACCTGCTCGGCACCGGCACCGGGCTGGCCCCGTTCATGAGCATCATCCGCGATCCGGACACCTACGAGCGCTTCGACCGGATCGTGCTGGCCCACGGCGTGCGCCGGATCGAGGACCTTGCCTACGCGCACTATCTCGAACACGAGCTGCCACAGCACGAATACCTGGGCGAGCTGGTGCGCGAGAAGCTGATCTACTACCCCACCGTGACCCGCGAGCCGTTCCGTCACCGCGGCCGCATCACCGACGCGGTCGTCGACGGCGTGATGAGCGCGGCGGTCGGCCTGCCGCCACTGAACCCGGCCACCGACCGCGTGATGCTGTGCGGCAGTCCGGCGATGCTGGACGACCTGTGCGCCCTGCTCGACGGCCGCGGCTTCCAGGCCTCGCCACGCACCCGCGCGCCGGGCGACTACGTGATCGAGCGGGCCTTCGTGGAGAAGTAG
- a CDS encoding C2 family cysteine protease, whose translation MINPYALADLVSGQPIPWNAIPDPASVLEQVLATPYEELFDPKYGGPLYVGLALDKQLNLVRERSPLLDVQLPRDGNDAEAGGLASLDRYTTLAEMARVPELKSILNWPILCGDLSRYSRLRVSLSLPPAVRALVLGRSLSADIVRSITFDPKIVLNAIQGWTPPGAHWATSGEFFHETAEFFDPVQGAVANCYYIAALSAIAWATPFRIAHLTRATGTSQTQFNDQINFCKPDSGGALDKSIEVTEAVPLTASGYPIYCRSREAGESWPAVYEKAYAKLKTGTSSDMPDITQTAWGDCVWATAQLNGGARHYYDTASRSADDLWHLLRSNCLSYRTFNPMTAWTYSTGDAAPDHVDYSSAHIVGSHCYTVLGWAYRDCRRWIVLRNPWGSTEATSSVLDATISMYDVSWWRPITLKDNDGVFAMEIGAFKKYFAGFGTAH comes from the coding sequence GTGATCAATCCGTATGCGCTGGCCGACCTGGTTTCCGGCCAGCCGATTCCATGGAATGCCATACCCGACCCCGCCAGCGTGCTGGAGCAGGTGCTGGCCACGCCGTACGAGGAGCTGTTCGATCCCAAGTACGGCGGTCCGCTCTACGTGGGCCTGGCCCTGGACAAGCAGCTCAACCTGGTGCGCGAGCGCTCACCGCTGCTGGATGTGCAGCTGCCCCGAGACGGCAACGACGCCGAGGCGGGCGGGCTGGCCAGCCTCGACCGGTACACGACGCTGGCCGAGATGGCGCGGGTGCCCGAGCTCAAGTCCATCCTCAACTGGCCGATCCTGTGCGGCGACCTGTCACGCTATTCGCGCCTGCGCGTTTCGCTGAGCCTGCCACCGGCCGTGCGCGCGCTGGTGTTGGGTCGCTCCCTGTCGGCGGACATCGTCCGTTCGATCACCTTCGATCCGAAGATCGTGCTCAACGCGATCCAGGGCTGGACGCCACCGGGTGCACATTGGGCCACCTCGGGCGAGTTCTTCCACGAGACCGCCGAGTTCTTCGACCCCGTCCAGGGCGCCGTGGCCAACTGCTATTACATCGCGGCGCTCTCGGCGATCGCCTGGGCAACGCCGTTCCGGATTGCGCACCTGACCCGGGCAACCGGAACCAGCCAGACCCAGTTCAATGACCAGATCAACTTCTGCAAGCCCGACTCGGGCGGTGCGCTGGACAAGTCGATCGAGGTCACCGAGGCGGTGCCGCTGACCGCGTCCGGCTACCCGATCTACTGCCGCTCCAGGGAAGCGGGCGAGTCATGGCCGGCCGTCTACGAGAAGGCCTACGCCAAGCTGAAGACGGGGACCTCCAGCGACATGCCCGACATCACGCAGACAGCCTGGGGCGACTGCGTGTGGGCCACTGCCCAGCTCAATGGCGGCGCGCGCCACTACTACGATACGGCCAGCCGCAGTGCCGACGACCTGTGGCATCTGCTGCGCTCCAACTGCCTGTCGTACCGCACCTTCAATCCGATGACGGCATGGACCTACTCGACCGGCGATGCCGCGCCCGACCACGTGGATTATTCCAGCGCGCACATCGTCGGCTCGCACTGCTACACGGTGCTGGGCTGGGCCTATCGCGACTGCCGGCGCTGGATCGTGCTGCGCAATCCCTGGGGCAGCACCGAGGCGACCAGCAGCGTGCTGGACGCCACGATTTCCATGTACGACGTGAGCTGGTGGCGACCGATCACGCTGAAGGACAACGACGGCGTGTTCGCGATGGAGATCGGGGCGTTCAAGAAATACTTCGCCGGTTTTGGCACGGCACATTGA
- a CDS encoding TfoX/Sxy family protein, with the protein MPTALEALRRELEDAAAHLGRPHDLRFKPMFGGLMAWLDEKPCAWLGVDGMALKLAPADQPALLRLAGASRLVARPGAPPSRHYIVLPAALSRDTVQLSGWLQKTAAAKHR; encoded by the coding sequence GTGCCGACTGCGCTCGAAGCCCTGCGCCGCGAACTCGAAGACGCGGCAGCCCATCTGGGCAGGCCGCACGACCTGCGCTTCAAGCCGATGTTCGGCGGGCTGATGGCCTGGCTCGATGAAAAACCCTGTGCCTGGCTGGGCGTGGACGGCATGGCCCTGAAACTGGCGCCTGCCGACCAGCCGGCGCTGCTGCGACTGGCCGGCGCTTCGCGACTGGTGGCCAGGCCTGGAGCGCCGCCCAGTCGCCACTACATCGTGCTGCCCGCTGCGCTCAGCCGCGACACGGTGCAGCTTTCCGGCTGGCTGCAGAAAACCGCCGCCGCGAAACATCGCTGA
- a CDS encoding DUF456 domain-containing protein produces the protein MLDIALYILAALLIVGGLAGSVLPALPGIPMVFGGIWLVAAVDDYRHLGLWWLLIIGALGTIGIIVDFVAGTLGAKRVGASHRALWGATIGTFVGMFFGIPGLLLGPFAGTLVGELASGTSVLRSAHVGAATWLGLLLGTLFKLVLSFLMVGLFGLAMLFG, from the coding sequence ATGCTCGACATCGCCCTCTACATCCTTGCCGCCCTGCTGATCGTCGGCGGCCTCGCCGGGTCGGTGCTGCCGGCGCTGCCGGGCATCCCGATGGTTTTCGGCGGGATCTGGCTGGTCGCCGCCGTGGACGATTACCGGCACCTGGGCCTGTGGTGGCTGCTGATCATCGGGGCGCTGGGCACGATCGGCATCATCGTCGACTTCGTTGCCGGCACGCTGGGCGCCAAACGGGTCGGCGCCAGCCACCGCGCGTTGTGGGGCGCCACCATCGGCACCTTTGTCGGCATGTTCTTCGGCATCCCGGGCCTGCTGCTCGGGCCGTTCGCGGGCACGCTGGTCGGCGAGCTTGCCTCCGGCACCAGCGTGCTGCGTTCGGCGCACGTGGGCGCGGCGACGTGGCTCGGATTGTTGCTGGGCACCTTGTTCAAGCTGGTGCTGTCATTCCTGATGGTGGGCCTGTTCGGCCTGGCGATGCTGTTCGGCTGA
- a CDS encoding hemolysin III family protein, which translates to MTALSGTAMPSYSFGDELASSIIHGLGIVLSIAGLATLVAFAALHGNALTVVACAVFGTSLVLLYTASTLYHSIPSIAAKPTLRALDHIAIYVLIAGTYTPFTLIALPGVWGWSLFAAVWTLALAGSALELGLLKRYHKLAVLLYVGMGWIGMIAFEPLSKHLQGGGTALLLAGGLAYTLGVPFYLWRRLPYHHALWHVFVLAGSVLHFLAVLLYVIPDAPG; encoded by the coding sequence ATGACCGCCTTGTCCGGCACCGCCATGCCGAGTTACAGCTTCGGCGACGAACTTGCCAGCAGCATCATCCACGGCCTGGGCATCGTGCTGAGCATCGCCGGGCTGGCAACCCTGGTGGCCTTCGCGGCGCTGCATGGCAATGCGCTGACGGTGGTGGCCTGCGCCGTGTTCGGCACCTCGCTGGTGCTGCTCTACACCGCCTCCACGCTGTATCACTCGATCCCGTCGATCGCCGCCAAACCGACCCTGCGCGCGCTCGATCACATCGCGATCTATGTGCTGATCGCCGGCACCTACACTCCGTTCACCCTGATCGCGCTGCCCGGCGTGTGGGGCTGGAGCCTGTTTGCCGCGGTGTGGACGCTGGCGCTGGCGGGCAGCGCGCTCGAGCTCGGCCTGCTCAAGCGCTACCACAAGCTGGCCGTGCTGCTTTACGTGGGCATGGGCTGGATCGGCATGATCGCGTTCGAGCCGCTCAGCAAGCACCTGCAGGGTGGCGGCACCGCGCTACTGCTGGCCGGCGGCCTGGCCTATACGCTGGGCGTGCCGTTCTACCTGTGGCGACGACTGCCGTATCACCACGCGCTGTGGCATGTGTTCGTGCTGGCCGGTAGCGTGCTGCATTTCCTTGCCGTGTTGCTGTACGTGATTCCCGACGCGCCGGGGTGA
- the dusA gene encoding tRNA dihydrouridine(20/20a) synthase DusA, giving the protein MNDPAFALPWRLSVAPMMDWTDRHCRYFHRLLSPRSRLYTEMVTSAALVRGRQLRLLEHSQQEHPVALQLGGSDPLELAQAARFGAEAGYDEINLNVGCPSDRVQSGRFGACLMYEPALVADCVRAMRDAVGIPVTVKCRIGVDDQDDYAGLQHFTEQMLGAGVEVLVVHARKAWLKGLSPKENREVPPLDYERVYRLKREFPQLVVVINGGITSVAQVRGHLAQLDGVMLGRAAYHDPYLLAQIEHELHGEPLPSRESVLEHLRPYVEAELARGTALKHISRHLLGLYQGEPGARAFRRTISEGAHLPGAGWELLERAALPCAAA; this is encoded by the coding sequence ATGAATGACCCTGCTTTTGCCCTGCCATGGCGCCTCAGCGTGGCGCCGATGATGGACTGGACCGATCGGCACTGCCGCTATTTCCACCGGCTGCTGTCGCCGCGTTCGCGGCTGTATACCGAAATGGTGACCAGCGCGGCGCTGGTCCGTGGCCGCCAGTTGCGCCTGCTGGAGCACAGCCAGCAGGAGCACCCGGTGGCCCTGCAGCTGGGTGGCAGCGATCCGCTGGAGCTGGCGCAGGCCGCCCGCTTCGGCGCCGAGGCGGGTTATGACGAGATCAACCTCAACGTCGGCTGCCCGTCGGACCGGGTGCAGTCCGGCCGCTTCGGCGCCTGCCTGATGTACGAGCCGGCGCTGGTCGCCGATTGCGTCAGGGCGATGCGCGATGCGGTCGGCATTCCGGTCACGGTGAAGTGCCGCATCGGGGTGGACGACCAGGACGACTACGCCGGCCTGCAGCACTTTACCGAACAGATGCTGGGCGCCGGTGTCGAGGTGCTGGTGGTGCATGCGCGCAAGGCCTGGCTGAAAGGCCTGTCGCCGAAGGAAAACCGCGAGGTACCGCCGCTGGACTACGAGCGGGTGTACCGGCTCAAGCGCGAGTTCCCCCAGCTGGTGGTGGTGATCAACGGCGGCATCACCAGCGTGGCGCAGGTGCGCGGACACCTGGCGCAGCTGGACGGGGTGATGCTGGGTCGGGCCGCCTACCACGATCCCTACCTGCTGGCGCAGATCGAGCACGAGCTGCATGGCGAACCGCTGCCCAGCCGCGAGAGCGTGCTGGAGCACCTGCGTCCCTACGTCGAGGCCGAGCTGGCCCGGGGTACCGCGTTGAAGCACATCAGCCGGCACCTGCTCGGCCTGTACCAGGGCGAACCGGGCGCCCGCGCGTTCCGCCGCACGATCAGCGAAGGCGCCCACCTGCCCGGCGCGGGCTGGGAACTGCTGGAGCGGGCTGCGCTGCCGTGTGCGGCGGCGTGA
- the cls gene encoding cardiolipin synthase — MTAGALTFCILLLHALGLLAAMHAVMHTRTPQGAIGWAFGLLLLPYVTLLPYLYLGSSRFLGYRVSHQAPREHPAATGADDEPATDPACPGYAAISALQGRPFRSGNRLRLLIDGDAAFDTMLAAMAEARHYLLLQFFIIHDDALGRRLQQVLLQQAAAGVRVCVLFDGIGSHALPRSYVETLRAGGVQIHRFATHRWRNRLQLNFRNHRKIVVVDGARGYVGGLNVGDEYLGLKPPLAPWRDTMLELRGPVVADLQQLFADDWHWITGSTPPLPPAPTEDGNASALIVASGPADPQETGSLFFTAAINAARQRVWLSTPYFIPDHAVRAALQLAVLRGVDVRILIPSRPDHHTVFLASTLHAYQAVRAGIKVFRYQPGFLHQKALLIDREAAAIGSMNLDSRSFRLNFEVGAMVVDHGFAADVAVMLLDDFRRARAIDEHEYRDAPYLRRVAMHVARLFDPLL; from the coding sequence ATGACGGCCGGCGCGCTCACCTTCTGCATCCTCCTGCTGCACGCGCTGGGCCTGCTCGCCGCGATGCATGCGGTGATGCACACGCGCACCCCGCAAGGCGCGATCGGCTGGGCGTTCGGCCTGTTGCTGCTGCCCTACGTCACCCTGCTGCCTTATCTCTATCTCGGCTCCAGCCGCTTCCTCGGTTACCGCGTGAGTCACCAGGCGCCAAGGGAACATCCGGCAGCGACCGGGGCGGACGACGAACCGGCCACCGATCCGGCCTGCCCCGGCTACGCCGCGATCAGCGCCCTGCAGGGCCGGCCATTCCGCAGCGGCAACCGGCTGCGCCTGCTGATCGATGGCGACGCCGCCTTCGACACCATGCTGGCGGCGATGGCCGAGGCACGGCACTACCTGCTGCTGCAGTTCTTCATCATCCATGACGATGCGCTGGGTCGGCGCCTGCAGCAGGTCCTGCTGCAGCAAGCCGCCGCCGGGGTGCGCGTCTGCGTGCTGTTCGACGGCATAGGCAGCCATGCGCTGCCACGCAGCTACGTCGAGACCCTGCGTGCCGGTGGCGTGCAGATCCACCGCTTCGCCACGCATCGCTGGCGCAACCGGCTGCAGCTCAACTTCCGCAACCATCGCAAGATCGTGGTGGTCGATGGCGCGCGCGGCTATGTCGGCGGGCTCAACGTGGGTGACGAATACCTTGGCCTGAAGCCGCCGCTGGCGCCGTGGCGCGACACCATGCTGGAACTGCGCGGACCGGTGGTGGCCGACCTGCAGCAGCTGTTTGCCGACGACTGGCACTGGATCACCGGCAGCACGCCACCGCTGCCGCCGGCGCCGACTGAAGACGGGAACGCCAGCGCGCTGATCGTGGCCAGCGGCCCGGCCGATCCGCAGGAAACCGGCTCGCTGTTCTTCACTGCCGCGATCAACGCGGCGCGCCAGCGCGTGTGGCTCAGCACGCCCTATTTCATCCCCGACCACGCGGTGCGTGCGGCGCTGCAGCTGGCCGTGCTGCGGGGCGTGGACGTGCGCATCCTGATTCCGTCGCGCCCGGACCACCACACCGTCTTCCTGGCCTCGACCCTGCACGCGTACCAGGCCGTGCGCGCCGGCATCAAGGTGTTCCGCTACCAGCCGGGCTTCCTGCACCAGAAGGCGTTGCTGATCGATCGCGAGGCCGCGGCGATCGGCAGCATGAACCTGGACAGCCGCTCGTTCCGGCTGAACTTCGAGGTCGGCGCGATGGTGGTCGACCACGGTTTCGCCGCGGACGTGGCGGTCATGCTGCTCGACGACTTCAGGCGCGCCCGGGCCATCGACGAACACGAGTATCGCGATGCACCGTACCTGCGCCGGGTCGCCATGCACGTGGCGCGATTGTTCGACCCGCTGCTGTAA